From a region of the Babylonia areolata isolate BAREFJ2019XMU chromosome 25, ASM4173473v1, whole genome shotgun sequence genome:
- the LOC143299682 gene encoding uncharacterized protein LOC143299682, producing MIKFIVALCVLVQLSLAQDLCSSDSDCTPSECCASDFFGHHLGQKKRFILGDLLHHHGACMPLAQEGHSCEPDMDIFGGSKPHSFGCPCAEGLECHGESESHNGGSHSYRNPKCMAAGTYTGGPTNQPVTDAPATTSAPEVDTNQPVHELPGK from the exons ATGATCAAGTTTATCGTAGCTTTGTGCGTTTTGGTGCAGCTGTCG CTGGCCCAGGACCTGTGCAGCTCCGACAGCGACTGCACGCCCAGTGAATGCTGCGCCTCAGACTTCTTCGGGCACCACctggggcagaagaaacgcttcaTTTTAGgtgacctcctccaccaccacggcGCCTGCATGCCCCTGGCCCAGGAAGGGCACAGCTGTGAGCCAGACATGGACATCTTCGGCGGCTCCAAGCCACACTCTTTTGGCTGTCCATGCGCCGAGGGGCTCGAGTGCCATGGCGAGTCCGAGTCCCACAAT GGAGGAAGTCACAGCTACAGGAACCCCAAGTGCATGGCTGCAGGCACCTACACCGGTGGCCCCACCAATCAGCCCGTCACTGACGCCCCCGCCACCACCTCTGCCCCTGAGGTCGACACCAACCAGCCAGTCCATGAGCTGCCTGGAAAGTAA